ACATTGAAAATAAATGAAATATGCGGAAGCATTTGCATTTAAAACGGGAAAGAATAATATACCATTTACATCATAACTATTTTACGCACTAATATACATAACCATTCACAATCATATCCTTCAACACATAACCAAAAGCTAACATAAAATTTTCCCCATAATTCATTTAGCCAATTACATGACATTTTAAAACTTCACATGTTTACTAAACTCAAAACAAAAGTCACACAAGCAAACAAAATCTTTCCCATTGCCTTATATATATGACTTCTCCCGCCTCGGACAATCCGCTTCGATCCTTTTTATTACCTGCATCATATGacattaactggaatgagataaaactcagtaagCAAAAAGCTGtacataacaagtacatatacatgggcTTGGCTTGAAATATGGCTATAGCAATGGCAATGAACTATGAATAATACCATCTTCAATGAACAATAGATAACAAAGCAATATAGATGGTATTTCATGGCATGAATTAAAAGAAAGGAAATGATAATTCTGTAACCTGTGACCTTTGACATGTGGatagtatctctttgatataaatatatatcaaaactgtgacAGATACTAATAATCAtgtgattggccaatgacatgcatgaattaacTATCATTTCCTTGGCTTTGGTCATGGGAAATTTCATTGAGGCAATTTAACAAATACTTGGTAGGCAACAATAAATTACTAGCTCCTTAACAATGAATTCAATGATATTCTTGGCTCAATAAACAAATAAcactacataaatcaataaattaacaATGGGAGGAACTAAACATCAATAAACAAtgcttatatacatatatatcatgtgagcaTTAAAAAAGAAGCTTCTACTTACAACCCACGAGCACTATAGTTGCTATGATGATCTTGAAtgattcctacaacaataagcacaataataaccataaatcatcatcaataaatcaaagaaaTCAATCAATTCAAGTTAACCCTTCAATATAACCTCAATATCTCTAACCCTTCCAACTCCAATAATAGAAATCTTACCTTGTAGCTTGAAATCTTAGTGGAAGAAGCTAAGAAACCAACTATGAGCTTGGCACTTGAAGTAGGAAAATGAAGGAGAGAAAACTAGAAGAAAAAGGGATAAGAAACGATGGAGGAGAAAGGAGAAAAGTATAAATGAGTAGAATAGTCTAGAAACATGTTTATAAGCCTCCAATACCTCCAAAAACTTGTTTTCTATGAcatagacacggaccccgtgccccccTCCGTGTATAGGTCTGTGTACACTCGGGaaattactcatttttcatgGCAAGACCcagaccccgtgtaggggtccgtgtacccactgCCAGGGGCCAAAACTGCAATTTTTCTTGCGAATTAGCCAaaatggtaaacatgaaagctgtagccctatgtcttttcttgcttctccaattggcctcatgtcatttgaaggtttgagtaaaaagttatgcccattctcccaacatgtgtcagtgcaggaacaacgatacacacgacacacttcgggccacttttggctcgtctttcctaatgatttgaacaaaacttaaAACATCAAAGTTATagctttatatcttatctttctaatggaagtggcctcacatcaattggatcaatatacaaaacattatactAAAactcacaactactgccacatttttcataccgtttctgcacttccatttcctatttggcttaagatcaactttctattctacccattcacttccataatcatcaccaactatGAACATGATTCCAAAACAATAACCATAAACAATGACCATATAATAATCATTCCAATAAACATATTTCCTAAACACccaaccaaaaataatattataaacaataaaatgctaaaagattgggatattacaatctcacctccttataaaaattttgtccccgaaattTGCTTACCGTCGAATAAACTTGGATAACGATGCTTCATCTCTTCTTTcggttcccacgtggcctcttcaattacttgattcctccaaagaactttgaCAAGGCCAAtttctttgtttctcaacactttaactttgcgatcaagaatttgaaccGGCATTTCCTCGTAACTTAGGTTAGGCAAAAGATCCAATGAATCATACCGAAGTATATGAAATGGATTAGAAAGGTACTACgtagcatagaaacatgaattACGTTGTGAACTCGATCCAAGTCCGGTGGCAATGCAAGACTAAAGGCTCGGTCTCCAACCttatcaagaatctcaaacggcccaatatatcgagGACTTAACTTACCTTTCTTTCCAAATCGCATAACTCCCTTGAGAGGAGCTATCTTAATAAATACATGATCACCAACCTCGAATGCTAAAGGTCGTCGTCGaacatcggcataactcttctgtcgagacTGAGCGGTCCTCATTCTTTCTTGGATCAATGCCACAACATTTGCTGTTTGTTGAACCAACTCCGGgcccaacatcttcctttcacctacctcttcccaaaacaaaggagatcggcactttcttccatataaagCTTCATAAGGTGCCACGCCTATAGAAGActggtagctgttattataCGTGAACTCCACCAAAGGCAACTTGGAATCCCAACTTCCCGGGAAATCAATCGTACAAGCCCTTAGCATATATTCAAGAATTTGGATAACCCTTTCTGATTGACTGTCGCTTTGAGAATGGTAGGCGGTACTAAAAGCCAATTTCGTTCCCAAGGCtctatgcaaactcttccaaaattctgatgtaaaccttggatcacgatctgaatcTATCGATACCGGTAttccatgaagtctcacaattTTCTGAATATAAGcctcagcatattgattcatagaATACGTCATCTTGACAGGAAGAAAGTGAGATGAATTGGTTAATCGATCCACgatcacccaaatagaattgaagCCTTTCTGAGTTCTTGGCAAGccagtaacaaaatccatgattatgtgctcccacttccattgCGGTATAGGCAAGGATTGCAACAAGCCCGctggtctctggtgctcaatcttaacctgctgacaggttagacattcagaaacaaataacatgatatctttcttcatacctgacCACCAATAAAGACGTCGAAGatcttgatacatcttggtactaccatGATGTATAGAATATGGCGCTGTATGAGCTTCGAGAAGTACATCTTTTCGAATGCCATCACCCATAGGAACACATATCTTACCTCGAAAGGTCAATAAACCATCACAATTCAACCCAAACTCTGAAACTCCTGTCAGATCACTTTTTCTCTTCAACTCTAATAACTGAGTGTCCAGTTGTTgttccttcaaaattcgatcaaATAAGGTTGAGCGGGGAAACAGTGCAGATAATCGAGCAACTGTACCTGAAGATACCAAATTGATCTCATTTCTttgcaaatcaaacaacaaaggTTTAGAAATCATGGAACCCAATAATGAACTCGATTTgcgactcaaagcatccgcaaccacattagctttaccaggatgatagctaatggtgcaatcataatcctttaccatttccaacaatctccgctgccgcatattcaattccttctgcaaaaacaaataactcaaacttttgtgatctgtaaatatttcacatttctcaccatatagatagtgcCGCCAAATATTTAAAGCAAAAAACACCGCCGCCAACTGCAAGTCATGAGtgagataattcttctcatagtccttcaactggcgagaagcatatgctatcactttCCCACGCTACATCAGTACTGCACCTAACCCCTGCTTGGAAGCATctgtatatacaacaaaatcttGAGTACCACAAGGAAGTACTAATACAGGGGCAgaagtcaacttatctttcaatgtTTGAAACGCTTGTTGGCACTCCATGGTCCATTCGAACTTGGTAGATTTCCGTGTCAAACTTGTCAATGGCAAAGCTATCTTTGAAAAGTTGGCTATGAACCATCGGTAATAccctgccaaaccaagaaaactccgTATCTCTGAAACTGTCTTTGGAATGGGCCATTGCTTGATAGATTCAATCTTAGAAGGATCTACCGAAATTCCTTCTTTTGAAACAATATGGCCCAAAAATGCCACCTGCtacaaccagaactcacatttctttaacTTGGCATACAATTGCTTATCCCTCAATAGCTGCAACACAATCCTCAAATTCTCACGATGAAGATCTCGTGTCTTTGAATAGATCAagatgtcatcaatgaaaacaatgacaaaagtATCCAAATAAGGcttaaagacacgattcatcaaattcataaaaactgaaggagcattggttggcccaaacgacatcaccaaaaattcataatggccatacctcgttCTAAACGCAGTCTTTGGTATGTCCTCCTTTTTCACCTTTAATTGATGGTAACCGGACCGAAggtcaatcttcgaaaatattGATGCTCCTTGAAATTgatcaaagagatcatcaatacgtggcaaaggatatttgttcttcactgttacCTTGTTGAGTtctcggtagtcaatacataatCGTAATGATCCATCTTTTTTCTTTACGAacaaaactggagctccccacggtGAGGAACTAGGTCggataaaacctttatctaatagcTCCTGCAATTgagtcttcaattctttcatttcaataagagccattctgtatggagcttTGGAAATTGGAGATCTACCTGGAATTAAATCAAAAACAAACTCCATCTCTCGATCAGGTGGTAATCCAGGCACATCATCAGCAAATACATCAGGATAATCTTGAACCACATCAATATCCTGTATTTGCAAATTACTTTCCTTTGGCACATCAACCACTGAAGCTAGAAAACCCATACAACCTTTGTGCAACAACTTATTAGCTTGAAGGCAAGAAATAATAGGAATACCCATCGAAGAGCCTAGACCAACAAACACATCACTATCATTGTCATATGCTAAAAACTTCACTGTTTTGCTCACACAATCGATCACTGCGCGATAAGCAAATAACCAATCCATACtcaatataacatcaaatgcaaccattGGAATAACAATAAAATCAGCAAACAATAATCTCGCACCCAATTGTACAGGACATGCCTTGATAATATTAGTGGGACAAATTTCATCCCCAAAGGGCAACACAACATTGAAGTGTAATGGCATAACAGTAGGTTCAACATATATAGAATGCATAAGcacttcagacataaaagaatgggtTGCACCAGTGTCAATCAATGTAATTGCTTCTTTGCCGTAGATTAAAATATTACCTGatatcacagaagaatcaggattaACACTTTCCTTCGTCATAGCAAAAATTCTGCCTTGGACTTTTCCTTTGCCGTAGGAGAGAGGACATTTCAGTGCCATGTGCCCCATCTCCTTGCATCTAAAACATCGTCCACTACCCACCAAACACTCACCCTTGTGTGGCTTTCCACACTTAGGACATACCTGTCGTTCAGTATCAGAAGAAGGCACATGAGGTTTAGAGCGCTGCTCCATTTTACCTTTACCTTTGTGGCCACCTCGTACATTTGCACTTGCACCTTGGCCTCTTGTTTGGAAAGCTTGCCTTCTTAGCTGCCTCTCTTTCTCGATCTCTTGCTCATCGTGCTCGGCTAGCAAGGCCCTCTCAACAATATCCTGGTATGTGTCCACCTTGAACATATGCACATATCTTAGAATCTCTGGCTTCAATCCACGAAGGAAGTGTTCACCTTTATCCTTATCGTTCTCAGCAATAAAAGGAACAAAAACACATCCTTCCTCAAACTTCAACGTATATTGAGTAACAGACAAAGCATCCTGCCTCAATTCCAGAAATTCCTTCACCTTCTTGGCTTTTACTTCGCTCGAGAAATATTTGcgtagaataaatctttaaactcGTTCCACTTTAATTCTTGAACATTAACTGTCACCTTGGTGGCTTCCCACCAGATACGAGCAGCTTTGACCAACATAAACACAGCACAACTTAccttttcttggtcagtgaactTCAAATAATCGAATATGGCTTCCAACGATTTGATCCATTCAAGAGCCACTAAGGGATCAGGCCCTCCAATAAAATCAGGAGGGTTCATACATCTGAAACGATCATAAGCACCCTCAACAGAACTTTCAGTTGTACTTTGGCCTCTTCCACTACCTCGACCCTGGCTCGAGATATGCATGCTCAATAGCTGTTGTATCTGCTCGCTATGAACCATCGCTTGTTGTTTCAATAACTTACTGAATTCATCTACAACCTTGGCAGTCTTATCAGTAGGAGGAGTCCTATCATCCCCTTCAATATTCTTTCTCTTGGGAGGCATATCCTACACAAATGCTCACTTTAACAAAGATAGGAAGAAATGATACATCAATGACAATGAAATAGAATCAACTCTCAATGTTAAAATCAATAGATGCAGGATCAAAAACATACCGGATTGTCCTAGGTAGAATAAGTCATATATAGTCCGAAGAAtcttcgctctgataccaattgaaacaacCCAACTCCCATGACAATAACATTGAAAATAAATGACATACGCGGAAGCATTTGCATTTAAAACGGGAAAGAACAATATATCATTTACATCATAACTATTTTACGCACTAATATACAACCATTCACAATCATATCCTTCAACACATAACCAAAAGCTAACATAAAATTTTCCCCATCATTCATTTAGCCAATTACATGACATTTTAAAACTTCACATGTTTACTAAACTCAAAACAAAAGTCACACAAGCAAACAAAATATTTCCCATTGCCTTATATATAATGACTTCTCCCGCCTCGGACAATCCGCTTCGATCCTTTTTattacctgcatcacatgacattaactggaatgagataaaactcagtaagCAGAAAGCTGtacataacaagtacatatacatgggcTTGGCTCGAAATATGGCTATAGCAATGGCAATGAACTATGAATAATACCATCTTCAATGAACAATAGATAACAAAGCAATATAGATGGTATTTCATGGCATGAATTAAAAGAAAGGAAATGATAATTCTGTAACATGTGACCTTTGACATGTGGAgagtatctctttgatataaatatatatcaaaactgtgacAGATACTAATAATCATGTGATTGGcaaatgacatgcatgaattaacTATCATTTCCTTGGCTTTGGTCATCGGAAATTTCATTGAGGCAATTTAACAAATACTTGGTAGGCAACAATAAATTACTAGCTCCTTAACAATGAATTCAATGATATTCTTGGCTCAATAAACAAATAACAATACATACATCAATAAATTAACAATGGAAGGAACTAAacatcaataaacatggcttatatacatatatatcatgtgagcaTTAAAAAAGAAGCTTCTACTTACAACCCACGAGCACTATAGTTGCTATGATGATCTTGAAtgattcctacaacaataagcACAATAATAACCATAAATCATCATCAATAATCCAAGGaatcaatcaattcaacttaACCCTTCAATATAACCTCAATATCTCTAACCCTTCCAACTCCAGTAATAGAAATCTTACCTTGTAGCTTGAAATCTTAGAGGAAGAAGCTAAGAAACCAACTATGAGCTTGGCACTTGAagttggaaaatgaaaaaaCTAGAAGAAAAAGGGATAAGAAACGATGGAGGAGAAAGGAGAAAAGTATAAATGAGTAGAATAGTCTAGAACCATGTTTATAAGCCTCCAATACctccaaaaacatgttttctATGCCATAGACATGGACCCCGTGGCCCCCTCCGTGTATAGGTCCGTGTATACTCGGGaaattactcatttttcatggcaagacccggaccccgtttaggggtccgtgtacccactgCCAGGGGCCCAAACTGCAATATTTCGTGGGAATTAGCCAaaatggtaaacatgaaagatgtagccctatgtcttttcttgcttctccaattagcctcatgtcatttgaaggcctgagtaaaaagttatgccaattctcccaacatgtgtcagtgcaggaacaacgatacacacgacacacttcgggccacttttggctcgtcttccctaatgatttgaacaaaactcaaaacatcaaagttatagccttatatcttatctttctaatggaagtagcctaacatcaattggatcaatatacaaaacattatactaaaaaccacaattactgccacatttttcataccgtttctgcacttccatttcctatttggcttaagatcaactttctattctacccattcacttccataatcatcaccaactatGAACATGATTCCAAAACAATAACCTTAAACAATGATCATATAATAATCATTCTAATAAACATATTTCCTAAACACccaaccaaaaataatattataaacaataaaatgctAAAAGATTGGGATATTACAATTTGTTGGCTTTGTTTGCAAGGATGTGCATTGAGAGAAAATGATGAATCTTCATATTCCAAAAATCAAGGTATTCTTATAGAAATGATAAAGCTTATGGGAAAATTGGATGTTAACGTTAATAATGTTGTTTTAGAAAAAGCACAAAAAGATGCAAAGTATACATCACCAgatattcaaaaataaaatttgcatATTCTTGCTGAGAgaatgataaagaaaatatGTGAAGAGGTTGGGATTGTAAAATTTTGTCTTCTGACTGATGAGGCTAAAGACATATCAGACAAAGAGCAAAAGGCTATTGTGTTGAGATTTGTTGATCGTGAAGGGTTCTTAATGGAGCGTTTCTTTGATATTTTGCATGTTTCTAACACCACTACGGTAACACttaaaaaagaaatatattttgTGCTTGGTCAACATGATTTTCGTATCAAAGATATTCGGGGTCAAGGATACGAAGGATCTAGCAATATGTGTGGCTCATGGAACAGATTGCAAGCTCTTTTTCTGAGGGATTCTCCTCAAGCATATTATGTTCATTTTTTTGCACATAGACTTCAATTAACGTTGGTGGCTGCTGATGAAAAGGAGAGTTCTATTTggcaattttttcaaaattgaaTTCTATTTGTAATCTTATTAAGGCATCTCCAAAACGTCATGCTGAGTTGCAATCTGCCCAAGCTATTGAAATTGAAACTATGGTAGCTAATGGTATTCGCGAGACATGACTAAACTTAATCATATGATTTCTTATTAATAAAATTGAGTTCTCATTTTATTTCTCGTTAATCATTTCActtctcattttttttttgcgATACAGTTACTACAGTCCTTAATCAGATTGGTACTTTGCAACGAGCTGGAAAGACGCGTTGGAGTTCTCATTTTGAGTCGATTTGCCGTATGATAGATATGTATAGCTCTGTGATTATTGTGCTTTGGCACATGATGGAGGAAGCATCTTCGAATTCTATACGAGGGGAAGCTACAGGTTttttgattgcattaaaatcatttgATTTCATGTTTATCCTATATTTAATGCATAAGATTATGGGGATCACATATTTTCTTTGTCTAGCTTTGCAAGGGAAGTCTTTGGACATTTTAAATGCAATGGATTTTGTCTCAATTACAAAATATTTACTTCATACTTTGAGAGCATAAGATTATGATATTCTTCTAATTATCGTGAAATCAGTTTGTGAAAATAATGGTATTGAGATACCATATATGAATGCTCTGTATAGATCTTCTACAGGACGTACGTGCCGGAAAAGGGATTCTATTACGTTTGAACATCATTACCGTTTTGATGTATTTAATGCTGCAATAGATTTTGAAGTGGAAGAACTCAATATCAGATTCAATGATGGGGCTGTAAAACTTCATAGACTTAGCTCTGATGGGATTCTATTACATTTGAACATCATTACCATTTTGATGTATTTAATGCTGCAATAATTTTCAAGTGGAAGAACTCAATAATAGATTCAATGATGGGGCTGTAGAACTTCTTAGACTTAGCTCTGCTTTGAAACCTCGAGAAAAGTTTAAGTTGTTTAATGCTGATGATATTTACAATCTTGCAGAGAAATTCTATCATAGGGATTTCAATAAACAAGAATTACGTTATCTGAAAAGTCGGTTGGATCATTATAAGTTTTATATAATTCATCATGAAAGGTTTCAGAATATTTGTACTATTTCTGAATTATGTCGGCGATTACTAGAGGCTGAAAAGGCACGTCATTATCACTTAATTGACAGATTGATTCGTCTTGTTTTAACGCTTCATGTTTCAATCGCGATAACAAAACGATCATTCTCAATTATGAAACTTCTTAAAACATTTCTCCGGAATAAGATGGTAGAAGAG
The sequence above is a segment of the Primulina tabacum isolate GXHZ01 chromosome 6, ASM2559414v2, whole genome shotgun sequence genome. Coding sequences within it:
- the LOC142550210 gene encoding uncharacterized protein LOC142550210, which translates into the protein MPPKRKNIEGDDRTPPTDKTAKVVDEFSKLLKQQAMVHSEQIQQLLSMHISSQGRGSGRGQSTTESSVEGAYDRFRCMNPPDFIGGPDPLVALEWIKSLEAIFDYLKFTDQEKVSCAVFMLVKAARIWWEATKDALSVTQYTLKFEEGCVFVPFIAENDKDKGEHFLRGLKPEILRYVHMFKVDTYQDIVERALLAEHDEQEIEKERQLRRQAFQTRGQGASANVRGGHKGKGKMEQRSKPHVPSSDTERQVCPKCGKPHKGECLVGSGRCFRCKEMGHMALKCPLSYGKGKVQGRIFAMTKESVNPDSSVISGNILIYGKEAITLIDTGATHSFMSEVLMHSIYVEPTVMPLHFNVVLPFGDEICPTNIIKACPVQLGARLLFADFIVIPMVAFDVILSMDWLFAYRAVIDCVSKTVKFLAYDNDSDVFVGLGSSMGIPIISCLQANKLLHKGCMGFLASVVDVPKESNLQIQDIDVVQDYPDVFADDVPGLPPDREMEFVFDLIPGRSPISKAPYRMALIEMKELKTQLQELLDKGFIRPSSSPWGAPVLFVKKKDGSLRLCIDYRELNKVAFLGHIVSKEGISVDPSKIESIKQWPIPKTVSEIRSFLGLAGYYRWFIANFSKIALPLTSLTRKSTKFEWTMECQQAFQTLKDKLTSAPVLVLPCGTVARLSALFPRSTLFDRILKEQQLDTQLLELKRKSDLTGVSEFGLNCDGLLTFRGKICVPMGDGIRKDVKIEHQRPAGLLQSLPIPQWKWEHIIMDFVTGLPRTQKGFNSIWVIVDRLTNSSHFLPVKMTYSMNQYAEAYIQKIVRLHGIPVSIDSDRDPSYEEMPVQILDRKVKVLRNKEIGLVKVLWRNQFSLLHFPTSSAKLIVGFLASSTKISSYKESFKIIIATIVLVGCK
- the LOC142550211 gene encoding uncharacterized protein LOC142550211, yielding MIKKICEEVGIVKFCLLTDEAKDISDKEQKAIVLRFVDREGFLMERFFDILHVSNTTTVTLKKEIYFVLGQHDFRIKDIRGQGYEGSSNMCGSWNRLQALFLRDSPQAYYASPKRHAELQSAQAIEIETMVANVTTVLNQIGTLQRAGKTRWSSHFESICRMIDMYSSVIIVLWHMMEEASSNSIRGEATDLSDLQREIRFWEQDQELVLPEKSSCSKTEEDTFSSQQKEPPPQSVAEEPVQDMPQSSADKHMYSEAELTFANIDEIIQTVAL